In Leucoraja erinacea ecotype New England chromosome 15, Leri_hhj_1, whole genome shotgun sequence, the following proteins share a genomic window:
- the bccip gene encoding protein BCCIP homolog, whose amino-acid sequence MASRAKRRAVVEAVGNGSGSGSGSESGGETGSGGESDGSGDSSELDLQQEVQVDFEAHAISDGDCNGIKRLLQQLFLKASMNISELADTIIQQNYVGSVIRQAEIFDENDEGDEGDEGGIFGFITVVNLTEGKGTESVEQIKDLVLSKCKTNHQTAAEQLEKILNDNSKPVNILISERFINVPPQIALPLHKQLQAELVDAQKTGKSCGKCHYYLIISKACVEVAKKKPNQKGKPKEDLMFANAEDEFFYEQSTLKFSYSVENECDSCLSGRWSFDDVPMKPLRVVMLIPADRLNAVMDKLKEYLSV is encoded by the exons ATGGCGTCGCGGGCCAAGCGCCGCGCTGTGGTCGAGGCGGTGGGGAACGGCAGCGGGTCTGGGTCTGGATCCGAATCGGGGGGAGAGACCGGGTCCGGTGGAGAGTCCGATGGAAGCGGCGACAGCTCCGAGCTGGACCTGCAGCAG GAAGTACAAGTAGATTTTGAAGCGCACGCTATATCTGACGGCGATTGCAATGGAATTAAGAGACTGTTACAGCAG TTATTTCTCAAGGCCAGCATGAATATCTCGGAATTAGCTGATACCATCATACAGCAAAATTATGTTGGAAGTGTTATTCGG CAAGCTGAAATTTTTGATGAAAATGACGAGGGTGACGAAGGTGACGAGGGTGGTATTTTTGGATTTATCACAGTTGTAAATCTGACTGAAGGAAAG GGAACTGAATCAGTAGAACAGATTAAAGATTTGGTTCTGAGCAAGTGCAAGACCAATCATCAGACGGCAGCTGAGCAGCTGGAAAAAATACTAAATGACAACAGCAAGCCTGTGAACATTCTCATCAGTGAGCGCTTCATTAATGTGCCACCTCAGATCGCTCTGCCCCTGCACAAACAACTCCA AGCAGAGTTGGTTGACGCCCAGAAGACTGGTAAATCTTGTGGCAAGTGTCATTATTACCTTATCATCAGCAAGGCCTGTGTTGAAGTTGCAAAGAAAAAGCCAAATCAAAAGGGCAAACCGAAAGAAGATTTAATGTTTGCAAATGCAGAAGACGAGTTCTTTTATGAG CAATCTACCCTGAAATTCagctacagcgtggaaaatgAGTGTGACAGCTGTCTCTCTGGACGATGGTCATTTGATGACGTTCCCATGAAACCTCTTCGTGTTGTGATGCTAATTCCTGCTGACCGTTTAAATGCAGTTATGGATAAACTCAAAGAATACTTATCTGTATAA